A genome region from Hydrogenoanaerobacterium saccharovorans includes the following:
- a CDS encoding carbohydrate ABC transporter permease, producing the protein MKTSGTASGAVKRTVLLKKSTGDKLFSIALMLPTIVMTFAFILIPVIDSILKSFLNYKVKNIISGQPGEWNNFANYIKLFQNNKLLPSIVITFTFVVFVVALQFIFGMTMALILNSNIKCARFLRSIMMTPWVVPTIISALIWMWIFQPQYGLMKYIISFFTAGQISDLAMLNNPNLALLGISVAALWKQIPLTTLLLLAGLQNVPDDMLEAATVDGANNATKFFRIIIPYMKSVIKVAMSMAIIENFKQFPLVWTMTGGGPNNSTTTLAILSYREAFVSNNLGSGAAVTTVWMLLMIVVILIYNRIMRSEDMD; encoded by the coding sequence ATGAAAACTTCCGGTACGGCATCCGGTGCGGTAAAACGCACAGTCCTGTTAAAAAAATCTACAGGTGACAAGCTTTTCTCTATTGCGCTTATGCTTCCTACAATTGTTATGACGTTTGCGTTTATTCTCATTCCGGTTATAGATTCTATTCTGAAGAGCTTCTTGAACTACAAAGTAAAAAATATCATCTCAGGGCAGCCAGGTGAATGGAACAACTTTGCAAACTATATTAAGCTGTTCCAAAACAATAAGCTGCTGCCTTCTATCGTAATCACCTTTACATTTGTTGTCTTTGTGGTGGCGCTGCAATTTATTTTTGGTATGACGATGGCGCTGATTCTAAATTCTAATATAAAATGTGCAAGATTTTTACGAAGCATTATGATGACACCTTGGGTAGTACCTACTATTATATCCGCTTTGATTTGGATGTGGATATTCCAGCCGCAGTATGGCTTGATGAAATATATCATCAGCTTTTTTACAGCAGGGCAAATATCCGATTTAGCAATGCTCAACAACCCCAATCTTGCACTGCTTGGTATTTCTGTTGCAGCACTGTGGAAGCAAATTCCGCTCACCACATTATTGTTGCTGGCGGGCTTACAGAATGTACCAGATGATATGTTGGAAGCAGCTACTGTAGATGGTGCAAACAATGCAACTAAATTTTTTCGTATTATCATTCCTTATATGAAAAGCGTAATCAAAGTTGCTATGTCTATGGCGATTATTGAAAACTTCAAGCAGTTCCCATTAGTTTGGACAATGACAGGTGGGGGACCGAACAATTCCACCACAACACTGGCAATTCTCAGCTACCGTGAAGCATTTGTTTCGAACAACTTGGGCTCCGGTGCGGCTGTTACAACCGTTTGGATGCTGCTGATGATTGTGGTTATTTTAATTTACAATCGTATTATGCGTTCTGAAGATATGGATTAA
- a CDS encoding class II fructose-bisphosphate aldolase, translated as MLTTNIEVLRNARKKGYAIPAINTQGGNFDIIWAVCKAADEMKSPVILAHYVSTGAYSGNDWFVQVAKWCANKVSVPVSIHLDHGESFEICMEALKLGFTSLMIDGSTKPIKENAALTGKVIEVAKCFNVPVEAEIGELLRLDNGVQQENKNVADPDQVREFLSLCQPDTLAIGIGNAHGYYKGEPDIHLDVLRDVSKFTDIPLVLHGCTGMSEDIIKDAIQLGVAKINFGTEIRYKYVEHYQEGLQTMNHQGHSWKLSQFACEKLVDDVKKIINLSGSAGKA; from the coding sequence ATGTTAACAACAAATATAGAAGTGCTGAGGAATGCAAGAAAAAAAGGCTATGCTATTCCGGCAATCAATACTCAAGGGGGAAACTTCGATATTATTTGGGCCGTGTGCAAAGCTGCTGACGAAATGAAATCTCCCGTTATTTTAGCACACTATGTTTCAACGGGTGCTTATTCTGGCAATGACTGGTTTGTACAGGTGGCAAAATGGTGTGCCAACAAGGTATCGGTGCCTGTTTCAATACATTTAGACCACGGCGAAAGTTTCGAAATTTGTATGGAGGCATTAAAGCTTGGCTTTACCTCACTTATGATTGACGGTTCAACCAAACCGATTAAAGAAAACGCTGCCCTTACCGGAAAGGTAATTGAAGTTGCTAAATGCTTTAATGTGCCGGTAGAAGCAGAAATAGGTGAGCTGCTTCGCCTTGATAACGGTGTTCAGCAAGAGAATAAAAATGTGGCAGATCCCGACCAGGTTCGCGAATTTCTCAGCCTTTGCCAACCGGATACGCTTGCAATTGGAATTGGTAATGCACATGGGTATTATAAAGGTGAACCGGATATTCATTTGGATGTTTTGCGCGATGTAAGTAAATTTACGGATATTCCTTTGGTTTTGCATGGATGTACGGGGATGTCCGAAGACATTATTAAAGATGCGATTCAACTCGGTGTTGCAAAAATTAACTTCGGTACCGAAATCCGCTATAAATATGTGGAGCATTACCAAGAGGGCTTGCAAACGATGAACCACCAAGGCCATTCTTGGAAGCTTTCTCAATTTGCATGTGAAAAGCTTGTTGATGATGTAAAAAAGATTATAAATCTCTCTGGCTCGGCGGGAAAAGCATAA
- a CDS encoding L-fucose/L-arabinose isomerase family protein, with product MNKKLKVGFITTLSGRWPRELPQQRLEEYGSWIDENIQTADIIKYNEIADTPAHVSQAIEQFKTASVDAVIMLYGAFTGDDVSCALADELGVPIILWAPYEPPFERDTRLYANALVAATMNSAAMHRINRTCYVIYGDKEDERAVTKLKNLIKAYATVKKLKGTMFGLFGYRPTAFYNCAFDESLIRRVFGIRMEETELKVIFDRMEQISFHKIEEDMRKLTSAFDVDTLPEKHLENHSRLYFAMKEVLAEQGYDFATIKCWPEMGNLKTTPCAVLGRLADEGMSVICEGDVDAGLATIVQRYITGLPTFITDMINIDEHKNTLTYWHCGNAALSLMNSNDGVSLCNHPLAGQGTAFYGSLKPGKVTVARFCNIGGVYKLFLLRGEAVETHRNTKGVMTNVKIKAPVREVVERIIEEGIAHHYSIVWQDIADEMIAVAKLLHIEVIEM from the coding sequence TTGAATAAAAAACTAAAAGTTGGTTTTATTACTACTTTATCCGGCCGTTGGCCAAGAGAACTGCCTCAGCAGAGATTAGAGGAATACGGCAGCTGGATAGATGAAAATATTCAAACGGCAGACATTATAAAATACAATGAGATAGCCGATACCCCTGCGCATGTTTCACAGGCAATCGAACAATTTAAAACAGCGTCGGTAGATGCAGTGATTATGCTTTACGGTGCTTTTACAGGGGATGATGTTTCGTGTGCGCTTGCAGATGAGCTTGGAGTACCCATTATTTTATGGGCGCCTTATGAGCCCCCGTTTGAAAGAGATACAAGGCTGTATGCAAATGCACTGGTTGCCGCAACCATGAACTCTGCGGCAATGCACAGAATTAACCGCACCTGCTATGTTATTTACGGTGACAAAGAAGATGAGCGTGCAGTAACCAAGCTCAAAAACCTCATTAAAGCATATGCAACCGTGAAAAAGCTGAAAGGTACAATGTTTGGGCTTTTTGGCTACCGCCCTACAGCTTTTTATAATTGTGCATTCGACGAGTCACTTATCCGCAGGGTATTTGGCATTCGTATGGAGGAGACCGAACTCAAGGTGATTTTTGACCGTATGGAGCAGATTTCCTTCCATAAGATCGAAGAAGATATGCGCAAGCTGACATCAGCCTTTGATGTGGATACATTGCCTGAAAAACATCTCGAAAATCATTCCAGACTGTATTTTGCTATGAAAGAAGTTTTAGCGGAACAAGGATATGATTTTGCCACCATAAAATGTTGGCCTGAAATGGGCAACTTAAAAACCACGCCCTGCGCGGTACTTGGCAGACTGGCAGACGAGGGGATGAGCGTTATCTGTGAAGGAGATGTGGACGCTGGGCTTGCAACAATTGTGCAGCGTTATATAACCGGTTTGCCCACCTTTATTACCGATATGATTAACATAGATGAGCATAAGAATACGCTCACTTATTGGCATTGCGGCAATGCGGCGCTTTCGCTGATGAACTCCAACGATGGGGTTTCGCTGTGCAATCATCCGCTTGCAGGGCAGGGCACCGCATTTTACGGCTCGCTCAAGCCGGGTAAAGTTACAGTGGCACGTTTTTGCAACATTGGCGGCGTGTACAAGCTGTTTCTTCTGCGGGGAGAAGCGGTAGAAACCCATCGCAATACCAAAGGGGTTATGACCAACGTAAAAATCAAGGCTCCTGTGCGTGAGGTAGTTGAGCGAATAATAGAAGAGGGAATTGCCCATCACTACAGTATTGTTTGGCAGGATATTGCAGATGAAATGATTGCCGTAGCAAAACTTCTTCATATAGAAGTAATTGAGATGTAG
- a CDS encoding ABC transporter substrate-binding protein: MKKLIALLLATLMVFSMAACNGKAKDSSTPTADSSAPSSDAGPAEPVTIKFANYAILEAGYTEFWEGVKSGFEAKYPNIKIEWVSAPYGEIVNQVINMAGGGDKVDLMFSELSWTPTLEEAGLAAPIGTILSKEFIDDFYPSVIEAATIKGKAYSIPMYISPYVLYYNKELFKQAGLDPEQPPKTYDEMLKMAEKLSTLKTKDGNKVYAFGQTTASVPVSGSSLTAMVYNFGGNVLNADGQLDIDNQGFKDAFSMIKTLDEKGYNPQNSKLKDLRNLFALGQLAMYYDQSWGFNGVKSINPEAENFIASAAPLSGGSGTGESLLQDHSLILMDNGDAKKEAVRLLVEYLITPEMLADYMSTITPAFPAKKSMENMDTIVNNKILKGAVGSVSKVKSITSIPTLSDLNLELCTLAQSVTVGGKSVEQGIADFQAAAEGIVG; the protein is encoded by the coding sequence ATGAAAAAACTGATAGCATTATTACTTGCAACCCTTATGGTATTCAGTATGGCAGCTTGTAACGGTAAAGCTAAGGATTCTTCCACCCCAACAGCAGATAGTTCCGCTCCTTCATCAGATGCAGGGCCTGCCGAGCCTGTAACTATTAAATTTGCAAACTATGCCATTCTCGAAGCTGGCTATACCGAGTTTTGGGAAGGCGTAAAATCCGGTTTCGAAGCGAAATACCCTAATATTAAAATTGAATGGGTTTCTGCACCCTATGGTGAGATTGTAAACCAGGTCATCAATATGGCTGGCGGCGGCGATAAGGTTGACTTGATGTTCTCAGAACTCAGCTGGACACCAACTCTTGAAGAAGCTGGCCTTGCAGCCCCTATAGGCACCATTCTTTCCAAAGAGTTTATTGATGATTTCTACCCGTCTGTTATCGAGGCAGCTACAATCAAAGGTAAGGCGTATTCTATTCCAATGTATATTTCACCTTATGTTCTGTACTATAACAAAGAACTGTTTAAGCAGGCCGGCCTTGACCCTGAGCAGCCACCCAAAACCTACGATGAAATGCTTAAAATGGCCGAAAAACTTTCTACCCTCAAAACAAAAGACGGTAACAAGGTTTACGCGTTTGGTCAAACAACTGCATCCGTTCCTGTTTCTGGTTCTTCATTAACTGCAATGGTTTATAACTTTGGTGGAAATGTTTTGAATGCTGATGGTCAGCTTGATATCGATAATCAGGGCTTTAAAGATGCGTTTAGTATGATCAAAACTTTGGATGAAAAAGGCTATAATCCCCAAAACTCTAAACTCAAAGATTTAAGAAACCTGTTTGCGTTAGGTCAGCTTGCAATGTATTATGATCAGTCTTGGGGCTTTAACGGTGTTAAAAGTATTAATCCGGAGGCTGAAAACTTTATTGCTTCTGCGGCTCCTCTGTCCGGTGGTTCAGGTACAGGCGAAAGCCTTTTGCAGGATCATTCCCTTATTTTAATGGATAATGGTGATGCCAAGAAAGAGGCAGTTCGTCTTTTGGTTGAATATCTAATTACACCGGAAATGCTTGCAGACTATATGTCTACCATTACTCCGGCATTTCCGGCTAAAAAATCAATGGAAAACATGGATACCATTGTAAACAATAAAATTCTTAAAGGTGCAGTGGGCTCCGTTAGTAAAGTAAAATCCATCACATCCATCCCCACCTTGTCCGACCTTAACCTCGAGCTTTGTACTCTGGCACAAAGCGTTACCGTAGGCGGTAAGTCTGTTGAGCAGGGAATAGCGGACTTTCAGGCGGCGGCTGAAGGTATTGTTGGCTGA
- a CDS encoding uroporphyrinogen decarboxylase family protein: MNSRERVLATINHKQPDRVPIDIGGTNQSGISASTLYKLREALGLEKKEIEICSLFQMLGNVDEDLRDKLGIDTIGLFNPSDSISGRNSITQPLIMCDGTPTKIFDTTAYDKLADGSFVIYPQGDKSVKPSMKMPSNGFFFDTIDRSKDFDEENLTPLEDYKDSFYRMTEGAAQYFARKSKELFENTSYAVIGNLGGGGLGDVATIPAPNEKHPKGIRKIEDWLMAHILYPEYITEVFKLQTEVMLYNLKMYHQAVGDNIQIVCISGTDFGTQNGEFIDPNLFRKLYKPFYTQINDWVHKNTNWKTFYHSCGSVVGFLDDFVDMGVDILNPVQLSAKGMDAHMLKEKYGNKLVFWGGGVDTQETLPFGTPEQVKKQVLERLEILSSEGGYVFNTIHNIVAKTPVENLLAMFEAIEQFNK, translated from the coding sequence ATGAATTCTAGAGAACGTGTACTAGCAACTATTAATCATAAACAGCCTGACAGAGTCCCAATTGATATAGGCGGAACGAATCAATCGGGTATTAGTGCAAGTACTTTATACAAATTAAGAGAAGCATTGGGGCTTGAAAAAAAGGAGATAGAAATTTGCAGCTTGTTTCAAATGCTAGGAAATGTAGATGAAGATTTAAGAGATAAGCTAGGTATTGATACAATAGGATTATTTAATCCATCTGATTCGATAAGCGGAAGAAACAGCATAACGCAGCCACTTATTATGTGTGATGGCACACCTACTAAAATATTTGATACTACAGCATATGACAAACTTGCTGATGGCTCGTTCGTGATTTATCCCCAGGGGGATAAATCAGTTAAACCGAGCATGAAAATGCCTTCAAATGGTTTCTTTTTTGATACAATAGACCGCTCAAAGGATTTTGATGAAGAGAACCTTACGCCTCTTGAAGACTATAAAGATTCATTTTACAGAATGACAGAAGGTGCGGCCCAGTATTTTGCTCGAAAATCAAAGGAATTGTTTGAAAATACCAGCTATGCTGTAATTGGAAATCTTGGCGGTGGGGGGCTAGGCGATGTGGCAACAATTCCTGCTCCCAATGAAAAGCATCCAAAGGGTATTCGAAAGATTGAAGACTGGTTGATGGCTCATATACTTTATCCGGAGTACATTACAGAAGTATTTAAACTTCAGACAGAAGTAATGCTTTATAATCTTAAAATGTATCATCAGGCAGTAGGCGATAATATACAAATCGTTTGTATCAGCGGTACTGATTTCGGCACACAAAATGGTGAGTTTATTGATCCTAATTTGTTTAGAAAACTATATAAGCCTTTTTATACTCAAATAAATGATTGGGTACATAAAAACACCAATTGGAAAACTTTTTACCATAGCTGTGGAAGCGTAGTAGGTTTTCTGGATGATTTTGTAGATATGGGTGTAGATATTCTTAATCCAGTACAATTATCGGCAAAGGGTATGGATGCTCATATGCTAAAGGAGAAATATGGAAATAAACTGGTGTTTTGGGGCGGGGGTGTGGATACACAGGAAACCCTTCCGTTTGGTACGCCTGAACAGGTTAAGAAACAAGTCTTGGAACGCTTGGAGATTTTATCTTCTGAAGGTGGATATGTGTTTAATACGATTCACAATATTGTAGCCAAAACACCTGTTGAAAATTTGCTTGCAATGTTCGAGGCAATAGAACAGTTTAATAAATAA
- a CDS encoding carbohydrate ABC transporter permease: MKRNKIAGSIIKYAVLAIILVFLLFPIYWVLMTSFKTNMEAYRFPPTFVPKLPTMEAYINLFTKHNEFFIYYKNNFIVSGFTALITTILAIFTGYALSRFRFKWNKWILAGLLSSQMFPVVSRMISLYDLMGKMKLINTHAGLILALVAAMLPFTVMLMASFFDSVPKAIEEAAYIDGAGRMQILYKMVVPLVKPGMVAVGIYSFLMTWDDYLHASTLIQNDALRTLSAGVAMRYLGELSYDWSLINTISIVGMLPMIILFFFFQKYMIKGLVAGAVKG; this comes from the coding sequence ATGAAAAGAAATAAAATAGCAGGCAGTATTATTAAATATGCGGTGCTGGCAATCATTTTGGTTTTTCTTCTATTCCCAATCTACTGGGTTTTGATGACCTCGTTTAAAACCAACATGGAAGCTTACCGTTTTCCGCCTACTTTTGTTCCCAAACTGCCTACTATGGAGGCTTATATTAATCTGTTTACAAAGCACAATGAATTCTTTATATATTATAAAAACAATTTTATTGTTTCGGGCTTTACCGCGCTTATTACAACAATACTGGCTATATTTACAGGCTATGCACTTTCGCGTTTCCGCTTTAAATGGAATAAATGGATTTTAGCGGGGCTATTGTCTTCGCAGATGTTCCCGGTGGTGAGCCGTATGATTTCTTTGTATGATTTAATGGGAAAAATGAAACTTATCAACACCCATGCCGGGTTGATTTTGGCTTTAGTTGCAGCAATGCTGCCCTTTACCGTAATGCTGATGGCAAGCTTTTTTGATAGTGTACCTAAAGCCATTGAAGAAGCGGCTTACATCGATGGTGCAGGCAGAATGCAGATTTTATATAAAATGGTTGTTCCATTGGTAAAGCCGGGTATGGTTGCAGTTGGTATCTATTCTTTCCTAATGACGTGGGATGATTATCTCCATGCATCTACTCTCATTCAAAACGATGCCTTGCGCACACTGTCTGCAGGGGTTGCGATGAGGTACCTTGGAGAACTGTCGTATGACTGGTCACTGATTAATACTATTTCTATTGTCGGTATGCTGCCCATGATTATCCTGTTCTTCTTTTTTCAAAAGTATATGATTAAAGGTTTAGTTGCCGGTGCAGTCAAAGGTTAA
- the nagA gene encoding N-acetylglucosamine-6-phosphate deacetylase — translation MKRDMLIQNGNVLIDNKLILADVLVLDGVIAKIKKGIKAEAGIPTYNAQRNLVLPGFIDVHTHGGVGVDMNNASGEDVKKVSEFFASQGVTGFLPTLLTDSQERLTQCIHTITEAKKTLSTGAKILGIHMEGPYLCKDYKGAMPESLLQLPSVEEFEEYQRVAEGNILRITVSPEVEGVPEFIEKVSKTGVAVSIGHSGADYDRAWRCIHGGAVSATHTFNAMKLMHQHYPAISGAILESDIYCEAICDGIHLHPGTVRILLKTKGYNRVVAVTDSIMAAGLGDGKYKLGVNDIVVTNGDAMLADGTSRAGSTLTMSRALRNLVQFTGKEPQELSCLLSQNPADMIGLGHRKGCIKEGMDADMVILNKSYHVLATFVEGVKMFDAQ, via the coding sequence ATGAAACGCGATATGCTTATCCAAAACGGAAATGTTCTAATCGACAATAAGCTGATTTTAGCAGATGTTTTAGTACTGGATGGAGTTATTGCCAAAATAAAAAAGGGTATCAAGGCTGAGGCGGGAATACCTACTTATAACGCACAACGTAATTTGGTGCTCCCCGGTTTTATTGATGTTCACACCCATGGGGGGGTGGGTGTAGATATGAATAATGCAAGTGGTGAGGATGTAAAAAAGGTCAGTGAATTTTTCGCATCGCAGGGTGTTACCGGTTTTTTACCCACCCTGCTTACCGATTCCCAAGAACGCCTAACCCAATGCATCCACACAATTACCGAGGCAAAAAAGACGTTGTCAACGGGTGCAAAGATTTTGGGCATTCATATGGAAGGCCCTTACCTTTGCAAAGATTATAAGGGCGCAATGCCCGAAAGTCTCCTTCAGCTCCCATCTGTGGAGGAATTTGAGGAGTACCAACGTGTTGCCGAAGGTAATATCCTGCGTATTACCGTTTCGCCTGAAGTAGAAGGTGTTCCCGAATTTATAGAAAAAGTTAGCAAAACAGGTGTTGCGGTATCTATCGGGCACAGCGGGGCAGATTACGACAGGGCGTGGCGCTGCATCCACGGGGGGGCTGTAAGTGCCACGCATACGTTTAATGCAATGAAGCTGATGCATCAGCATTATCCGGCTATCAGCGGTGCGATTTTGGAAAGCGACATTTACTGTGAGGCAATTTGCGATGGAATCCATCTTCATCCCGGCACCGTACGCATTTTGCTAAAGACAAAGGGATATAACCGTGTGGTTGCGGTTACCGATTCTATTATGGCGGCGGGATTGGGTGATGGAAAGTATAAACTTGGCGTAAACGATATTGTTGTTACCAACGGGGATGCTATGCTGGCTGACGGTACATCACGTGCAGGCAGTACCCTCACTATGAGCCGAGCATTGCGTAATCTTGTACAGTTTACAGGAAAAGAGCCTCAAGAATTATCTTGCCTCCTTTCACAGAACCCCGCGGATATGATTGGGTTGGGGCATCGCAAAGGGTGCATAAAAGAAGGTATGGATGCGGATATGGTTATTTTAAATAAAAGCTATCACGTTTTGGCAACCTTTGTAGAGGGTGTTAAAATGTTTGATGCACAATAA
- a CDS encoding SIS domain-containing protein translates to MLKKNSSLTYKEIYGQPESFQAINDTLSDIYSVLDKVFAKENHYDELLFTGCGTSFYLAQSAAYAFSSYTGIPAKAVPCSELYFFPETFVKGRKVLVLPITRKSYTTEVRMAIDKIRSFPDVTTLAITCDSDSKLYNDNYIYSPVTPEDSVIMTRSFTSMIYLTVIMAMYVGGKKNEIEAMANYAEAARELLVKMDAMAKQIIAENPNLNLFITLGQGVYYGIANECMNKMKEMGIANSEAYYSLEYRHGPMSLVDNNTLVLTLANSATVEYDAKLLTQMKGYGAVTAVIGENVSSTMADASYKLDLTFGYNDMQYAALIGFIGQFIGYYIAEKKNIDADSPRNLSQAIVLPA, encoded by the coding sequence ATGTTAAAAAAAAATAGTTCTCTTACATACAAAGAAATTTACGGTCAGCCTGAATCTTTTCAGGCAATCAACGATACATTAAGCGATATTTACTCGGTTTTAGACAAAGTATTTGCAAAAGAAAATCACTATGATGAGCTGCTCTTTACCGGCTGCGGAACATCTTTTTATTTGGCACAAAGTGCGGCATATGCGTTTTCTTCTTATACAGGCATACCCGCCAAGGCGGTGCCTTGCTCGGAACTGTATTTCTTCCCCGAAACCTTTGTAAAAGGCAGAAAGGTGCTGGTTCTACCCATCACCAGAAAGAGCTATACCACCGAGGTTCGCATGGCAATTGATAAAATTCGCAGCTTCCCCGATGTAACCACGCTCGCTATCACTTGCGATAGTGATAGTAAGCTGTACAATGACAACTACATTTATTCACCCGTTACCCCCGAAGACAGCGTAATTATGACACGTTCATTTACCAGCATGATTTATCTGACTGTGATTATGGCAATGTATGTGGGCGGTAAAAAGAACGAAATTGAGGCGATGGCAAACTATGCCGAGGCTGCTCGCGAATTGCTTGTAAAAATGGACGCGATGGCAAAACAAATTATTGCAGAAAACCCCAACCTCAACCTCTTTATTACGCTGGGGCAGGGTGTGTATTACGGCATTGCCAACGAGTGTATGAATAAGATGAAAGAAATGGGCATTGCCAACTCTGAGGCATATTACAGCTTGGAATATCGCCATGGCCCTATGAGCCTTGTAGATAACAATACGCTTGTATTAACCCTTGCAAACTCTGCTACAGTAGAATACGATGCAAAATTGCTTACACAGATGAAGGGTTACGGTGCGGTTACCGCGGTTATCGGAGAAAATGTAAGCAGTACTATGGCAGATGCAAGCTATAAACTGGATTTGACTTTTGGCTACAATGATATGCAGTATGCAGCTTTAATTGGTTTTATCGGACAGTTCATCGGCTATTATATTGCAGAGAAAAAGAA
- a CDS encoding sulfite exporter TauE/SafE family protein encodes MNYLLIALVALMGSFTQAVTGFGYAIICMALWPLILPLRVASVLEVMTAFVMVIYISLKLRQHINFRLMIWPLLSYSVASAVGVFTLLSGTETVIRRILGVILVLLSIYFRCFSNKVRIKPTRRNGLLAGLVSGFLSGLFNIGGPPMVVYFLSVTEDKMEYNATLQCYFTFTTIYVFLLHLFMGNVNVEVLQYSVAGLAGLAVGTGTGLCLLRRLSMEATKKFVYGFMILAGIYLVIAG; translated from the coding sequence ATGAATTATTTGCTGATTGCACTGGTAGCTTTGATGGGAAGTTTTACGCAAGCGGTAACCGGGTTTGGATATGCAATTATCTGTATGGCGCTTTGGCCGTTGATTTTGCCTTTGCGTGTTGCCTCTGTTTTAGAGGTTATGACCGCTTTTGTAATGGTGATATACATTTCTCTGAAGTTGCGTCAGCATATCAATTTTCGGTTGATGATATGGCCGCTGTTATCCTATTCTGTGGCTAGCGCTGTTGGGGTATTTACATTATTATCGGGCACCGAAACCGTTATAAGACGGATACTCGGCGTGATTTTGGTATTGCTTTCTATTTACTTCAGATGTTTCAGCAATAAGGTACGTATCAAGCCAACCCGCAGAAATGGATTGCTCGCTGGTTTGGTTAGCGGTTTTCTCAGTGGTTTGTTTAATATCGGCGGTCCGCCGATGGTGGTGTATTTTCTGTCGGTTACCGAAGATAAAATGGAGTACAACGCTACCTTGCAGTGCTATTTTACTTTCACTACCATTTATGTTTTTTTACTGCACCTTTTTATGGGCAATGTAAATGTTGAAGTGCTTCAGTACAGTGTTGCCGGCTTGGCTGGTTTGGCAGTGGGTACCGGCACAGGGCTTTGCCTTCTGCGGCGATTGTCTATGGAGGCAACAAAAAAATTTGTTTATGGTTTTATGATTTTAGCGGGCATATATCTCGTTATTGCGGGATGA
- a CDS encoding aldose 1-epimerase family protein, whose amino-acid sequence MIYELENDRLKVQINSMGAELWSILDKHTLTEHLWQGDPAVWGRRAPNLFPICGKLVNDSCVINGKTYHIPMHGFARDYEHQVLSQSKDCIRFRFTQSKETLEKYPFSFYLDTCYELHGNQLSCTFEVKNTGSGVLPFSIGFHSGYMCPFDTEHTIEDYSLVFEKKEAASQVLCNDFLAGGEKLYLNGENTIPLHNQLFPQSFILKGLQSDYVSIVENSTGREVRVSISGFPYVVFWSTPQKVPFVCIEPWYGVPDRADTDGDFLNKTGLQTIAQGESFCCNQTIEIKGRAK is encoded by the coding sequence GTGATTTACGAATTAGAGAATGACCGGCTTAAGGTTCAAATTAACAGCATGGGGGCAGAGTTGTGGTCCATTTTAGATAAACATACTTTGACTGAGCATCTTTGGCAAGGTGACCCTGCCGTGTGGGGGAGACGTGCGCCAAATCTGTTCCCTATTTGCGGAAAACTGGTAAATGACAGCTGCGTCATCAACGGCAAAACATACCATATTCCCATGCATGGTTTTGCCCGCGATTATGAACATCAGGTCTTATCTCAAAGTAAAGATTGCATCCGCTTCCGCTTTACTCAAAGCAAAGAAACGCTCGAAAAATATCCGTTTTCATTTTATTTGGATACCTGTTATGAATTGCATGGCAATCAACTTAGCTGTACCTTTGAGGTGAAAAATACAGGTAGCGGTGTATTACCTTTTTCTATCGGTTTTCACTCCGGTTATATGTGCCCGTTTGATACAGAGCACACCATTGAGGATTACAGCTTGGTATTTGAGAAAAAAGAAGCTGCATCACAGGTACTTTGCAACGACTTTTTAGCGGGAGGCGAAAAGCTTTATCTAAACGGAGAAAATACAATTCCACTGCATAACCAATTGTTTCCGCAAAGCTTTATACTAAAAGGCTTACAGTCAGATTATGTCAGCATTGTAGAAAACAGCACAGGCAGGGAAGTACGTGTTAGCATCAGTGGTTTCCCATATGTGGTGTTTTGGTCTACTCCACAAAAGGTGCCTTTTGTTTGCATAGAGCCTTGGTACGGTGTGCCTGACAGAGCAGACACTGACGGCGACTTCTTAAACAAAACAGGTCTGCAAACAATTGCTCAGGGGGAGAGCTTTTGCTGTAATCAGACCATTGAGATAAAGGGGCGAGCAAAATGA